CCTGGCTATGCACTTCGACGAGGCCCAGAGCCGATTCCTCGACGCCTGCCGCCACGAGCGGAACTTGTCTACCCACACCCTGCGGGCCTACGGCATCGACCTGCGGGAGCTCGCCACCTTCCTGAAGCGGTCCGGAAGGCTCGGGGAGCCGGTGGAGGCGCTGGATGCGGAGTGTCTGCGGGAGTACAGCGGATACCTACTCACGGAGCGCGGCCTCCAGGCGACCACGGTGCGCCGCCGCATGGCTTGCTTGCGGGCCTTCTTCGGGTGGCTGGAGGATCGGGAGGTGATCGAGCTCTCTCCCTTCCGCCGTTTGAAGCTCCGCATCCGCACCCCCCAACGCCTGCCACGCCACCTCCATGCCGCGGAGATCCGGGCGCTCCTCCGCGCCATCGGGAGTGCCCTGGATCTGAATCCATTCCGCAGCTACGAGCACCAGGAGATCCCCTACGACCTCTCGCCCAGCCGGTTCATTCAGCTGACGCTCTTGGTCGCGGTGGAGACGCTGGTGGCCACCGGCTTGCGGGTCAGCGAGCTGACGGGGGCGACGATAGATGCGCTGGATCTGACAGAAGGAGCGCTACGGGTCGAGGGCAAAGGCTCCCGGGAGCGCCAAGCCTTCCTCACCGATCCGGAGCTCCGCATACTCCTCGCCCGCTACCTCATCCTCCGGGACGCCCGTGCCGAGGACACCCAAGCCCTCCTGATCAATTCGCGCGGCACCCGGGCCTCCTCCCAATTCATCCGCAAGCACCTCCACGAAGCCGCCTCCCGCGCCGGCCTCCGCCGCCCCGCCACCCCCCACATGCTCCGCCACTCCTGCGCCACCCTCCTCCTCGAGGCCGGCGTAGACATCCGCTACGTCCAGCGCCTCCTCGGTCACAGCTCCATCGCGACGACCGAGATTTATACCCATGTCTCAGCCTCCGGCCTGCGGGCGGCGTTGGTGGGGGCGGATGTGCGGGGGGTGGTGGTGAATTCTTAGCAGTGAGAACTAAGAATTATGCTAACTTCGGAAGACTTCATTAACCGGTCCGCGGATCTTTCCTGGCTCTCAGCAAACTATCAAGACGCTGAGACCAAAACACCCACGGTCGCAATAATAAGCGCCGAAACTGGCGTGGGGAAGAGCGCATTAGTGAGGCATTGGAGCAACGCTCAGGATGCGCACCACCTCAGAGCCGAAGTAAAGGATGTAGAGAGGAGGAACGGGCTTTACATTTCAAAGCTAG
The nucleotide sequence above comes from Acidobacteriota bacterium. Encoded proteins:
- a CDS encoding tyrosine-type recombinase/integrase, whose amino-acid sequence is MHFDEAQSRFLDACRHERNLSTHTLRAYGIDLRELATFLKRSGRLGEPVEALDAECLREYSGYLLTERGLQATTVRRRMACLRAFFGWLEDREVIELSPFRRLKLRIRTPQRLPRHLHAAEIRALLRAIGSALDLNPFRSYEHQEIPYDLSPSRFIQLTLLVAVETLVATGLRVSELTGATIDALDLTEGALRVEGKGSRERQAFLTDPELRILLARYLILRDARAEDTQALLINSRGTRASSQFIRKHLHEAASRAGLRRPATPHMLRHSCATLLLEAGVDIRYVQRLLGHSSIATTEIYTHVSASGLRAALVGADVRGVVVNS